The Methanocella arvoryzae MRE50 genome includes a region encoding these proteins:
- a CDS encoding SWIM zinc finger family protein has product MPDFTDDDLIDIFGDRTYGRGLDYYQSGNVTDPLKINGVLYAEVWGSADEPYQTSVTIDEGGNIFSDCSCPFGDMCKHGVAVMLAWMHEPSSFMDGDRVIKSLESRSREELLETLKKLLYRHRGLIKEIGVSKAAVKNADISVIVKRIGRAINPGREYYDGSMLVNKLEPIMEETYALSSEGRRKDAAIVFLKLIDSCLDVLQDGIDDEADEIGDLIVECSEAFSENVDTLEEEAKEELIDPVLTSIWKDDWSYGLEDMLSALITRKNIDTVRQHFLKNIEANHDISHNRKGDIIKLLGDIYKSYGKPDEKVRLAEECLADKDDYARLATAKLESGDEVGAFVVVMRGLSEKEGRSVLLDDLYFDLALRLVDNKPELIDHRTSLIPALNILSGWFDAKRYAGVSGLFSKIGKLDELHETMIKCIKNKDTVAQALIYDGNVNAAIKLATDKPDLHPNVQFEIAKAAKNRGMEDEAAGIIRSFAVRKRHLWDRQLPSDELIELMISRSDMRTLRAICDQIISNKTVDIAEKMLPGLARRYPELAASLLKAFYDRMAVQVIANAARLIGGGMPEQMIDICMRKIMRDCLKSHSYYDDAMLLLKAVRDICVQGSMEQKWASIIREFASKNKGKKKLIGMIEREFGGI; this is encoded by the coding sequence ATGCCCGATTTCACCGACGACGACCTGATCGATATCTTCGGCGATCGTACCTACGGGCGCGGCCTGGATTATTACCAAAGCGGTAACGTGACGGATCCGCTGAAGATAAACGGCGTTCTCTATGCCGAGGTCTGGGGCAGTGCAGACGAGCCGTACCAGACAAGCGTGACCATCGACGAGGGTGGAAACATTTTTTCTGACTGCTCCTGCCCGTTCGGGGACATGTGCAAGCATGGAGTCGCAGTTATGCTGGCATGGATGCATGAGCCATCGTCGTTCATGGATGGAGACAGAGTGATCAAATCGCTGGAAAGCCGAAGCAGGGAAGAGCTGCTGGAGACATTGAAGAAGCTCCTGTACCGCCATCGAGGCCTGATCAAGGAGATCGGCGTCAGCAAGGCAGCCGTTAAGAATGCGGACATCTCTGTCATCGTCAAGAGGATCGGGCGTGCAATAAATCCTGGGCGGGAGTATTACGACGGAAGTATGCTCGTCAATAAGCTCGAGCCCATTATGGAAGAGACCTACGCTCTATCCAGTGAAGGCCGGCGCAAGGATGCGGCTATTGTTTTCCTGAAGCTGATCGATTCCTGCCTCGACGTGCTGCAAGACGGAATCGACGATGAGGCTGATGAAATTGGCGACTTGATTGTCGAGTGCTCCGAAGCATTCTCCGAAAACGTTGATACACTTGAAGAGGAGGCTAAGGAAGAACTGATCGACCCCGTGCTGACCTCGATCTGGAAGGACGACTGGTCATATGGCCTGGAGGACATGCTATCTGCCCTTATCACCAGAAAAAACATCGATACAGTCCGTCAGCACTTCTTGAAGAATATTGAGGCGAACCATGATATCAGCCACAATAGAAAAGGCGACATCATCAAACTCCTCGGCGACATTTACAAGAGCTATGGTAAGCCGGACGAGAAAGTCCGCTTGGCAGAGGAGTGCCTGGCAGATAAAGATGACTATGCCAGGCTTGCTACTGCCAAACTGGAGTCCGGGGACGAAGTAGGGGCGTTCGTAGTCGTTATGCGCGGGCTGTCTGAAAAAGAAGGCAGGTCGGTTCTGCTGGATGATCTATACTTCGATCTGGCGCTCCGCCTGGTCGATAATAAGCCAGAGCTGATAGATCACAGGACATCGCTGATCCCGGCGCTCAACATCCTCTCGGGATGGTTCGACGCAAAAAGATATGCAGGCGTCTCGGGCCTGTTCAGTAAAATCGGCAAGCTTGACGAGCTGCATGAGACTATGATCAAATGCATCAAGAACAAGGACACTGTTGCTCAGGCGCTGATCTACGACGGCAATGTCAACGCAGCGATCAAGCTGGCAACCGATAAGCCTGATCTCCACCCGAACGTACAATTCGAGATCGCGAAAGCGGCGAAAAATCGCGGCATGGAAGACGAGGCGGCAGGGATCATCCGATCGTTTGCCGTAAGAAAAAGGCATCTCTGGGATCGGCAGCTTCCATCGGACGAGCTGATCGAGCTGATGATCAGCCGCTCGGACATGAGAACGTTGAGAGCAATCTGCGATCAGATTATCAGTAACAAGACAGTTGACATTGCAGAGAAAATGCTGCCGGGGCTGGCGAGGAGATATCCGGAACTGGCTGCTTCGCTCCTGAAAGCATTTTACGACCGTATGGCTGTGCAGGTGATAGCCAATGCAGCCCGCCTGATCGGGGGAGGGATGCCGGAGCAAATGATTGACATCTGCATGAGGAAGATCATGCGGGATTGCCTGAAATCTCACAGCTACTACGATGATGCCATGCTGCTGCTGAAGGCGGTCAGGGACATATGCGTGCAGGGCAGTATGGAGCAGAAATGGGCGAGTATCATCCGGGAGTTCGCTTCGAAAAACAAGGGGAAAAAGAAGCTCATCGGCATGATCGAGAGGGAGTTCGGAGGTATATGA
- a CDS encoding site-specific DNA-methyltransferase — MPAVPSEKKDIEQYQHKGKSRCNNPPVGLVDPETDPDAGVKTYQYDPHLDPQLVWAGKAEHTSFHVPTVSLHVHERIDPRTIIDAVRKKSTSLKQVSLFDFERDEPIREAIEFYKHRHNWSNRLIAGDSLLVMNSLLEKEGMAGKVQMIYFDPPYGIKYGSNFQPFVNKRDVKDGKDEDLTSEPEMVKAFRDTWELGIHSYLTYLRDRLLLAKELLSDSGSIFVQISDENLHHVREILDEIFGYNNFINIITFQKTGGISSNLLGCTIDFILWYAKDIKNVKFRRLYLERSIGDTSLDRYDKVMLKDGTYRGLTPEELLTGKIPAGARRYQLAPLYSEGSTKKENNEFEFKGIIYKPRKDTHWKTTIEGLKNLGLKNRIEVMGSVIRYRRFLDDFPVIPLTDRWESTQIGTLRLYVVQTSHKVIERCLLMATDPGDIVLDPTCGSGTTAYVAEQWGRRWITCDTSRVAITLAKQRLMTAIFDYYELAYPEEGVGSGFRYKTVPHITLKSIANNEPPAQETLYDQPLVDKSKLRVTGPFTVEAVPAPTVQPVSEFEQPSASDDSIARSGESLRQGEWRSELLKTGIRGRAGQKIEFSRVEPLAGTRWLHADAETKESSPQRVVVSFGPEHAPLEQRQVSLAIEEAQKLVPKPRIVVFAAFQFDPEASKDIDETKWPGVTLLKAQMNADLLTSDLKKKKATNESFWMVGQPDVTIERIMDGEDKGKYVIEVHGFDYYDTRTQLVESGGVEKIAMWMLDTDYDGRSIMPRQVFFPMAGEKDGWAKLARNLKAEIDEDRIEAFRGTKSLPFAKGANGRIAVKIIDDRGIESLRIINVE; from the coding sequence ATGCCAGCAGTACCTTCGGAAAAGAAAGATATTGAACAGTATCAGCACAAGGGAAAATCACGTTGTAACAACCCTCCGGTCGGGCTCGTTGACCCTGAAACAGATCCGGATGCAGGTGTAAAAACCTATCAGTACGACCCTCACCTCGATCCGCAGCTGGTCTGGGCTGGCAAGGCCGAGCACACGTCTTTCCATGTGCCGACCGTCTCTTTACACGTCCACGAGCGCATCGACCCTCGGACGATCATCGACGCTGTCAGGAAAAAATCGACCTCCCTCAAACAGGTATCCCTCTTTGACTTCGAGCGGGACGAGCCTATACGAGAGGCTATAGAGTTCTACAAGCACAGGCATAATTGGTCAAACCGCCTTATAGCAGGAGATTCTTTACTGGTGATGAATTCTTTACTTGAGAAAGAGGGCATGGCTGGCAAGGTGCAGATGATCTATTTTGATCCGCCCTATGGTATCAAGTATGGCTCTAATTTCCAGCCCTTTGTGAATAAGCGTGATGTTAAGGATGGAAAGGATGAAGATCTGACATCGGAGCCGGAGATGGTGAAGGCTTTCAGGGATACATGGGAACTGGGGATTCACTCTTACTTGACATATTTGAGGGATCGTCTATTACTTGCTAAAGAACTATTGAGCGATAGTGGAAGTATTTTTGTTCAAATTAGTGATGAGAATTTACATCATGTACGAGAAATACTTGATGAAATATTTGGTTATAATAATTTTATAAATATCATAACATTCCAAAAAACCGGTGGAATATCAAGTAATCTACTTGGATGCACTATAGATTTTATCTTGTGGTATGCTAAGGATATCAAAAATGTAAAATTTAGGAGACTATACCTCGAACGCAGTATTGGTGATACATCTTTAGATCGTTATGATAAAGTCATGTTAAAAGATGGTACATATAGAGGACTTACTCCTGAAGAACTATTAACTGGTAAAATTCCTGCTGGGGCAAGACGATATCAGCTAGCACCATTATATTCAGAGGGTTCTACAAAAAAGGAAAATAATGAGTTTGAATTTAAAGGTATTATATATAAGCCACGGAAAGACACCCATTGGAAGACAACAATTGAAGGACTTAAAAATCTTGGACTTAAAAATCGGATCGAGGTAATGGGCAGTGTTATAAGGTATCGCAGATTTTTAGATGATTTCCCAGTAATACCATTAACTGATAGGTGGGAAAGTACTCAAATTGGTACATTAAGGCTGTATGTTGTACAGACGTCACATAAAGTAATCGAGCGATGTTTATTGATGGCAACTGATCCCGGCGACATCGTCCTCGATCCCACCTGTGGCTCAGGCACCACTGCTTACGTAGCCGAACAGTGGGGCCGTCGCTGGATTACCTGCGATACTTCCAGAGTAGCCATCACACTCGCAAAACAGCGCTTGATGACCGCAATCTTCGACTACTATGAGCTTGCTTACCCAGAAGAAGGCGTAGGCAGCGGGTTCAGGTATAAGACTGTTCCGCATATTACTTTAAAATCTATAGCAAACAACGAGCCACCTGCACAGGAAACTCTCTATGATCAGCCTCTGGTAGACAAATCCAAGCTTCGTGTCACCGGTCCATTCACTGTCGAAGCCGTCCCGGCCCCGACAGTCCAGCCAGTCTCCGAATTTGAACAGCCCTCTGCTTCAGACGACTCTATCGCCCGTAGCGGTGAATCTCTCAGGCAGGGCGAGTGGAGATCAGAGCTTTTAAAGACCGGCATCCGTGGTCGTGCTGGCCAGAAGATCGAGTTCTCCAGAGTCGAGCCTTTAGCCGGTACGAGGTGGCTGCATGCTGACGCCGAGACTAAGGAATCCAGCCCACAGCGTGTGGTTGTATCCTTTGGCCCGGAGCATGCGCCGCTGGAGCAGAGGCAGGTTTCGCTGGCTATCGAGGAAGCACAGAAGCTGGTGCCGAAGCCGAGGATCGTGGTATTCGCAGCGTTCCAGTTCGACCCCGAAGCATCTAAGGACATCGATGAAACCAAATGGCCTGGCGTAACTCTCCTCAAAGCTCAGATGAACGCCGATTTACTTACCAGTGATCTCAAGAAGAAGAAAGCCACTAACGAAAGTTTCTGGATGGTCGGCCAGCCTGACGTTACGATCGAGCGGATCATGGACGGCGAAGACAAGGGCAAGTACGTGATTGAGGTCCATGGTTTCGACTACTACGATACCAGGACTCAGCTCGTCGAGTCTGGTGGCGTGGAAAAGATCGCTATGTGGATGCTGGATACTGACTACGATGGTCGCAGCATTATGCCTCGGCAGGTGTTCTTCCCGATGGCCGGGGAGAAAGATGGCTGGGCGAAGCTGGCAAGGAACCTCAAAGCGGAGATCGACGAAGATCGGATAGAGGCCTTCCGTGGCACGAAATCGCTGCCCTTCGCCAAGGGCGCCAATGGGCGTATCGCAGTAAAAATTATAGATGACCGGGGCATTGAGAGCCTGAGGATTATCAACGTCGAGTGA
- a CDS encoding BPTD_3080 family restriction endonuclease: protein MGKFVIDKLIINSPYEEPKEYWSYNPGVKLFERIKGRRPAGYLIASERSRTYDDPGEFRSIKLVNDIRPRIKQWREAGYPGATGVTRRLLEHWHNIEERDRRFFFCQLEAIETLIWLTEAPDADKVGIIDQIQGDGGPFRRLCSKMATGSGKTIVMAMLIAWQVLNKVTYPQDSRYSKNIFVVAPGLTVKSRLGVLIPSSEGNYYDEFNIVPIADREKLRQGKVMIRNWQALAWESAERLQKKKSVDKRGPKSDEAYVREVLEDMAGASNIVVINDEAHHAWRIVPGEKLAGLSKEEKEEATVWISGLDRIHKARNILTCYDFSATPFVPSGKKSTEEALFGWIVSDFGLNDAIESGLVKTPRIVVRDDALPDAKSYMSKLYHVYEHVKEDLARKAEETEPLPDLVINAYDLLGADWLETKKSWEERGYPVPPVMISVVNITNTAARVEYAFTHKKVHVDELCDPKKLLHIDSKVLDMAESEVSTTIEPVAADGSDSEDGEQKLSKKELAELLRRKVDTVGQVGKPGEQIQNVISVGMLSEGWDAKTVTHIMGLRAFTSQLLCEQVVGRGLRRTSYDINPETGLFDAEYVNIFGVPFTFLPHEASEGTGPVPPQPKWRVEPLPQKSQYEIRWPNILRVDYTYKTVMSLDMDKVKPLVIDAKDTVISAELAAVIEGKPNFESLTEIDLEKLGKMYRMQRIIFESARDIFEMMRGKWKGDERFLMAQLVRIVQDFLKSDKLKISQTLYAQDDLRRRILIMLNMTKVVQHVANEIKLSNSEAIVPVFDPERPSRTTGDMQAWYTSKPNHLTQKSHINLVVYDSAWEATEAYRLDHSSDVEAWVKNDHLGFEIVYMFNGVVRKYRPDFIVRLKGGKHLVLEVKGQETFQDQVKRAALEEWIKAVNQHGGFGVWSSAVSRDPADVEEIIRKECQ from the coding sequence ATGGGAAAGTTCGTCATCGATAAGCTCATCATCAACTCGCCGTACGAGGAGCCGAAGGAGTACTGGTCGTACAATCCAGGCGTCAAGCTGTTCGAGCGGATTAAAGGCCGTCGGCCTGCCGGATATCTGATCGCTTCCGAGCGGTCAAGAACCTATGACGACCCTGGTGAATTCCGTTCCATCAAGCTTGTCAACGATATTAGGCCGCGCATCAAGCAGTGGCGGGAAGCCGGCTATCCGGGGGCAACTGGTGTTACCCGGCGATTGCTGGAGCACTGGCATAATATCGAGGAGCGGGACCGCAGATTCTTCTTCTGCCAGCTTGAGGCTATCGAAACGCTGATCTGGCTTACTGAAGCTCCCGATGCGGATAAAGTGGGGATCATCGACCAGATTCAGGGCGACGGTGGGCCTTTCAGGCGACTATGCTCTAAGATGGCCACCGGCAGCGGCAAGACGATCGTTATGGCCATGCTTATTGCATGGCAGGTCCTGAATAAGGTAACATATCCACAGGACAGCCGTTATTCGAAAAACATTTTCGTTGTAGCTCCCGGGTTGACAGTAAAGAGCCGGCTCGGTGTACTTATTCCTTCATCGGAAGGCAACTACTACGATGAGTTCAATATCGTTCCGATCGCTGACAGGGAAAAGCTCCGTCAGGGCAAAGTTATGATCAGGAACTGGCAGGCGCTGGCGTGGGAGTCTGCGGAGCGTCTCCAGAAGAAGAAGAGCGTAGATAAGCGCGGGCCCAAGAGCGACGAGGCTTATGTGCGTGAAGTACTGGAGGACATGGCCGGAGCAAGCAACATCGTGGTTATCAACGATGAGGCTCACCATGCCTGGCGTATTGTCCCCGGGGAGAAGCTGGCCGGGCTCAGCAAGGAAGAAAAGGAAGAGGCTACCGTCTGGATCAGTGGCCTCGACCGTATCCATAAAGCTCGCAACATCCTGACCTGCTACGATTTCTCGGCTACACCATTTGTGCCTTCCGGCAAGAAGAGCACCGAAGAGGCACTGTTCGGCTGGATCGTCAGCGACTTCGGGCTCAACGATGCTATCGAATCCGGGCTGGTCAAGACGCCGAGAATTGTCGTCAGAGATGATGCGCTGCCCGATGCTAAGAGCTACATGTCGAAACTTTATCACGTGTACGAGCACGTGAAAGAAGACCTTGCCAGAAAAGCAGAGGAGACCGAGCCGCTTCCTGATCTGGTGATCAATGCCTATGATCTCCTCGGAGCTGACTGGCTTGAAACTAAAAAGTCCTGGGAAGAGCGAGGCTATCCGGTACCACCGGTGATGATCTCAGTGGTCAATATTACCAATACTGCGGCGAGAGTGGAGTATGCCTTTACCCATAAAAAGGTGCATGTCGACGAGCTATGCGATCCTAAAAAGCTGCTGCACATAGATAGTAAAGTTCTCGATATGGCAGAATCTGAGGTATCTACTACCATTGAACCAGTGGCTGCAGACGGTTCAGATTCAGAAGATGGTGAGCAGAAGCTTTCAAAGAAAGAACTGGCTGAGTTGTTGCGTAGAAAAGTCGATACCGTCGGACAGGTTGGTAAGCCTGGAGAGCAGATACAGAACGTTATCTCAGTCGGCATGCTATCGGAAGGCTGGGATGCTAAGACTGTGACCCATATCATGGGTTTGAGAGCTTTTACCAGCCAGCTACTGTGCGAGCAGGTTGTTGGGCGTGGGCTTCGAAGAACTTCCTATGATATTAATCCAGAAACAGGCCTGTTCGACGCTGAGTACGTAAACATCTTTGGAGTGCCCTTCACATTCCTGCCTCACGAGGCATCGGAAGGCACCGGCCCGGTACCGCCACAGCCAAAGTGGAGAGTAGAGCCCCTGCCGCAGAAGAGCCAGTACGAAATAAGATGGCCGAACATCCTGCGGGTCGACTATACCTATAAAACCGTTATGAGCCTTGATATGGATAAAGTGAAGCCGCTTGTGATAGATGCGAAAGATACCGTAATCAGTGCAGAACTGGCCGCAGTCATCGAAGGCAAGCCCAATTTCGAGAGCCTGACGGAGATCGACCTGGAAAAGCTCGGCAAAATGTACCGCATGCAGCGCATTATATTCGAGTCTGCACGGGATATCTTTGAGATGATGAGGGGCAAATGGAAGGGCGATGAGAGGTTCCTGATGGCTCAGCTGGTCAGGATTGTCCAGGACTTCCTCAAGTCTGACAAGCTCAAGATTTCCCAGACTCTTTATGCGCAGGATGACCTCAGGAGACGGATTTTGATCATGCTGAACATGACCAAGGTCGTCCAGCACGTGGCCAATGAGATCAAGCTGTCTAATTCCGAGGCAATAGTGCCTGTTTTCGACCCTGAACGTCCGTCGAGGACGACAGGGGATATGCAGGCATGGTATACCAGTAAGCCCAATCATTTGACCCAGAAGTCGCATATCAACCTTGTTGTTTACGACAGCGCGTGGGAGGCCACTGAAGCGTACCGGCTCGATCACAGCAGCGATGTTGAAGCATGGGTAAAGAACGACCACCTCGGCTTTGAGATCGTCTATATGTTCAACGGTGTCGTGCGAAAGTACCGTCCTGACTTCATCGTCCGGCTCAAAGGTGGTAAGCATCTTGTGCTGGAAGTGAAAGGGCAGGAGACTTTCCAGGATCAGGTCAAGCGTGCTGCGCTTGAAGAGTGGATAAAGGCCGTCAACCAGCATGGCGGGTTTGGGGTGTGGAGTTCGGCGGTGTCGAGAGATCCGGCTGATGTTGAGGAGATTATTAGAAAAGAATGTCAATAA